Proteins encoded within one genomic window of Paraglaciecola psychrophila 170:
- a CDS encoding type II toxin-antitoxin system RelE/ParE family toxin, whose protein sequence is MEGTGGIRKIRWSRGNKGKSGGVRVVYYYHDERIPLYLLTLFGKSERANLSKADRNALGRLVAILVTKALENNHE, encoded by the coding sequence ATGGAAGGTACAGGAGGCATTCGTAAGATACGTTGGAGCAGAGGAAATAAAGGAAAAAGTGGTGGTGTTAGAGTTGTCTATTACTACCACGATGAACGCATCCCATTATACCTTCTGACCTTGTTTGGAAAGAGCGAACGGGCAAATTTGTCAAAAGCTGACAGAAATGCGCTTGGTCGACTGGTTGCAATTCTTGTTACAAAAGCGCTGGAGAATAATCATGAGTAA
- the miaE gene encoding tRNA isopentenyl-2-thiomethyl-A-37 hydroxylase MiaE: MNTEQLLQPINAFLKCSTPQAWIDEAIKPENLPNLLRDHANCELKAAQTAMLLLRRYAVDQQSSDALLAWLKPYEDFVYRKIGNGDFSDYVSLSKKLISKSDLEHGDELISKMVLLIKEELHHFQQVWEIMQSRGVTHDNISASGYARGMMKGVRTHEPAKLSDTLICGAYIEARSCERFAKLAPCLDAELEKFYTSLLRSEARHFQDYLTLATTVSATSIDERVTFFGEKEAQLIQMPDKEFRFHSGLPQP; encoded by the coding sequence ATGAACACCGAACAATTATTACAACCAATAAACGCTTTCCTTAAATGCTCAACCCCACAAGCCTGGATTGACGAAGCAATTAAACCTGAAAACCTCCCCAATTTGCTGCGTGACCATGCTAATTGTGAGCTTAAAGCCGCGCAGACCGCTATGTTGCTTTTACGCCGTTATGCTGTGGACCAGCAAAGTAGCGATGCGTTACTAGCCTGGTTAAAGCCCTATGAGGATTTTGTTTACCGTAAAATTGGCAATGGTGACTTTAGTGATTATGTGAGTTTATCAAAAAAACTGATCAGCAAATCTGACCTTGAACATGGTGATGAATTGATCAGCAAAATGGTGTTGTTGATTAAAGAAGAGTTACATCATTTTCAACAGGTGTGGGAAATTATGCAGAGTAGGGGGGTGACGCACGATAATATTTCCGCATCGGGTTATGCCAGAGGCATGATGAAAGGTGTACGCACCCATGAGCCCGCTAAACTTAGTGATACGCTAATTTGCGGCGCTTATATTGAAGCCCGCTCTTGCGAACGTTTTGCCAAATTAGCCCCATGCTTAGATGCTGAGCTAGAGAAGTTTTATACGTCACTGTTACGCAGCGAAGCAAGGCATTTTCAGGACTACTTAACATTAGCAACCACAGTCAGTGCAACTAGCATCGATGAAAGAGTCACATTTTTTGGTGAGAAAGAAGCCCAACTTATTCAAATGCCAGATAAAGAATTTCGCTTTCATAGTGGCTTGCCTCAGCCATAA
- a CDS encoding type II toxin-antitoxin system CcdA family antitoxin yields MATSNKVPCNTSIDAAVIKEARALILSPSAILEEALSKAVKVAKYERWCQENQQAIAQHNRKIDEQGTFSEKLRSYENQAAMIIRQL; encoded by the coding sequence ATGGCAACATCTAATAAAGTTCCGTGCAATACATCTATCGATGCTGCGGTGATTAAAGAAGCGAGAGCACTGATTCTAAGCCCTTCCGCGATTTTGGAAGAGGCGTTGAGTAAAGCCGTAAAAGTAGCCAAATATGAACGGTGGTGCCAAGAAAACCAACAAGCTATTGCCCAGCACAACCGTAAAATTGATGAGCAGGGTACCTTTTCAGAAAAATTGCGCAGCTATGAAAATCAGGCAGCTATGATAATTAGGCAGTTGTGA
- a CDS encoding type II toxin-antitoxin system VapC family toxin, translated as MKRILLDTHALIWWMNGDQALGEFALECIANENNHVYVSAASVWEMSIKRQLGKLECPVDLDSVIESLGFSKLPISIFHSEQAGQLPIHHKDPFDRMLIAQAQAEGLQLITKDEYFPSYGISLIDATK; from the coding sequence ATGAAAAGAATATTATTAGATACCCACGCATTAATTTGGTGGATGAATGGTGATCAAGCTTTAGGTGAATTTGCTCTTGAGTGTATAGCAAACGAAAATAACCACGTTTATGTTAGTGCCGCTTCGGTCTGGGAGATGTCGATAAAACGACAACTTGGCAAATTAGAGTGCCCTGTAGATTTAGACTCTGTGATTGAAAGTCTGGGATTTAGTAAGTTGCCAATATCTATTTTTCATAGCGAACAAGCTGGCCAATTGCCAATACATCATAAGGACCCTTTTGACAGAATGCTAATTGCACAAGCGCAGGCAGAGGGTTTACAACTTATAACAAAAGATGAGTACTTTCCTTCTTATGGAATAAGTTTAATCGACGCCACAAAATGA
- a CDS encoding ice-binding family protein, translated as MNSKLSKLFLGSILLSISTGPAAILLLGPDLIGYSAVSGAALNISAEALVTNDVAAFAFIGTGAGSNTANLSSSTGAVSTGALGSAGNIYAGAAAGVGAGASSGDIYSYAAVTLAASGLAGNIYSAAAVTLGALSISQDVYAAAAITGDGANSKTAFISTASDISLYKDTFDVDAALEQIVSAQEVLSSLDSDFELDVGYGSAIFEAGVWEGTAVTVAANAIIQFDGKGEENPIWVFNLDAALVLGAGTKLEIVNAGAGASVIWNLGGALSLGAGTSFVGVAFVTGAVTGATSDVSCGNLFTNTTAAIGIGTMISTNCLGTDTWTGSVNGLAAGIDITNGVISNKSLAVVTDPVLVSEPSTGLMISSFALMFFAGRLKRQS; from the coding sequence ATGAACAGTAAATTATCAAAACTGTTTTTAGGAAGCATATTATTATCTATCTCAACAGGGCCTGCAGCAATCTTATTGCTCGGTCCTGATTTGATTGGGTATTCTGCGGTGTCTGGCGCCGCACTTAATATATCAGCAGAAGCACTTGTAACAAATGATGTCGCAGCATTTGCTTTCATTGGTACCGGTGCTGGCTCTAATACCGCTAATCTATCTTCTAGCACTGGCGCCGTTTCTACGGGGGCTTTGGGGAGCGCTGGAAACATATATGCCGGCGCAGCCGCAGGTGTTGGGGCTGGCGCTTCTTCTGGAGACATATACTCTTACGCCGCCGTTACATTGGCCGCTAGTGGTTTGGCTGGAAATATCTATTCTGCCGCAGCAGTCACTCTGGGCGCGCTTTCTATTTCACAAGACGTATATGCCGCAGCGGCCATCACTGGCGATGGGGCAAACAGCAAAACAGCTTTTATTTCTACTGCTTCTGATATTAGTTTATATAAAGATACCTTTGACGTCGACGCAGCTTTAGAACAAATAGTTAGTGCCCAAGAAGTCTTATCTAGCCTCGATTCTGATTTTGAATTGGATGTGGGTTATGGAAGTGCTATTTTTGAGGCTGGAGTCTGGGAAGGAACTGCTGTGACTGTAGCCGCAAACGCAATCATTCAATTTGATGGTAAGGGTGAAGAAAACCCTATTTGGGTTTTTAATCTTGATGCAGCACTGGTCTTAGGTGCCGGGACTAAACTTGAAATAGTTAACGCCGGTGCAGGTGCAAGTGTCATCTGGAATTTAGGCGGTGCGCTAAGTCTAGGTGCGGGTACTTCTTTTGTGGGTGTTGCTTTTGTAACAGGAGCTGTAACAGGTGCTACATCAGACGTTAGTTGCGGAAATTTATTTACGAATACAACCGCCGCCATTGGCATAGGTACAATGATATCTACCAATTGCCTTGGTACAGATACATGGACTGGCTCAGTTAATGGGTTAGCTGCTGGCATTGATATTACTAATGGTGTTATTTCAAACAAGTCATTAGCAGTAGTAACTGATCCAGTATTAGTATCTGAGCCGTCGACTGGTTTAATGATTTCTAGCTTTGCTTTAATGTTTTTTGCCGGTAGATTAAAACGCCAATCATGA
- a CDS encoding LysM peptidoglycan-binding domain-containing protein, whose translation MLWTSFEVYRALEQPEIAEQIGENLYSLFPNNEYTRNYILTVKRGERMMRRQQKVAALRQTTDSTFEKKQTTTSPEPPFHIMQKGQTLYQLSKRYGVTAPELMSWNPNLVIDDISIGTKIRILPIP comes from the coding sequence ATGTTATGGACATCTTTTGAGGTATACCGTGCACTGGAACAACCAGAGATAGCCGAGCAAATAGGTGAAAATTTATATTCACTGTTCCCAAATAATGAATATACGCGGAATTATATTCTCACAGTGAAACGTGGTGAGAGAATGATGCGCAGACAACAAAAAGTCGCGGCATTGAGACAAACAACTGATTCAACATTTGAGAAAAAACAAACCACTACTTCCCCAGAGCCACCCTTTCACATCATGCAAAAAGGCCAAACCCTTTATCAACTGTCTAAACGCTATGGAGTAACGGCACCGGAATTAATGTCTTGGAATCCCAATTTAGTCATCGATGATATTTCAATAGGCACAAAAATACGCATACTGCCCATTCCCTAA
- a CDS encoding type II toxin-antitoxin system Phd/YefM family antitoxin produces MQTNMHEAKSKLSQLVEAAVLGEEVIIAKSGKPLVRLVPFQPNTKREFGLLKGKVKMSSDFDSKEVNDEISEMFGM; encoded by the coding sequence ATGCAAACAAATATGCATGAAGCAAAAAGTAAATTATCGCAGCTCGTTGAGGCGGCTGTTCTTGGTGAAGAAGTGATTATTGCCAAGTCAGGCAAGCCTCTTGTCAGGTTAGTGCCTTTTCAACCGAACACAAAAAGAGAATTTGGTCTATTGAAAGGTAAGGTTAAAATGTCTTCTGATTTTGATTCAAAAGAAGTGAATGATGAAATTTCAGAAATGTTTGGTATGTAA
- a CDS encoding CehA/McbA family metallohydrolase, protein MPSHNKAPVYLLPASFLLTVLIIIQLFSNVALAQWVNHYPKLDDFGHHTYLEQHELPILAYGVTDPAPSPDGKSIAIASKGWLWLLDIETGVAKRLTNTEGNDSRPRWSPNGKRLAFVRDYGNDTAVVIKDINSGKETLINSTAIDLDPEFSDNSRFLFYTSGISGSLELYQRDIQSGTQQQITSLPAVVRNTRRVANQQGIVYLHGNGAHRVLRHRDFLTGSDEIIQAQTLAYHLSSDVHPTLPLLVYSAPIDNNYHLWTMDMSDKRVKHRLTDGESFALTPAFSADGNHIYFVELDENRQFRLMQIPTYGGKPSPLQIKKWVYGEATGTLDIAISDENKTPIAARVSIMSAKGHSVANPMGATYVDPQTGRSYFYVDGSIDLTLPTGKYQVLAARGSITEIFSANVEIKQSKINHVNISLSPLWNSADAGYVSADFHVHLNGDGHHRAKHDDALLLMRGEDLNTLAPMSWNRWERRIDSGIIGKRSIQDAYQIIQGQEVRSHFHGHIGLLNLSEPFAPWFFGPNNPLLGSPDLTNADVFAFANKVGAFATYVHPVAADGDPFAEDVIANIPLELLSDGVLEPKMGLELVCAWTSPLGTSDLWYRLLNIGRPIVAMSGTDGWVDFHRTPAVGTGRAYIRPLTNEKTTDPVLAGALAGRSFVTTGPMLTFSLGNGIKPGGIIDSGKQEYTLNITSTVDLEIVEIMVNGQVGQTLKGIKAGKTTRFQGFIEVPEGGWVAARAYSANQRADSWPTMHVRPFAHSSPIWIKQIGSTDKTAKAAAAADLIRAINAAQDKAKKAYGERPMPRLYQRFKDANKALEAML, encoded by the coding sequence ATGCCAAGTCACAATAAAGCACCCGTGTATTTGCTACCCGCATCATTCTTACTGACTGTATTGATCATAATACAGCTGTTTTCAAATGTTGCGTTAGCGCAATGGGTTAATCACTACCCAAAACTTGATGATTTTGGTCATCATACTTACCTAGAGCAACATGAATTACCCATACTTGCATACGGTGTAACCGACCCCGCCCCCTCTCCTGATGGAAAAAGTATCGCCATCGCTTCTAAGGGTTGGCTATGGTTATTGGATATAGAAACGGGTGTGGCTAAGCGTTTAACAAATACAGAGGGTAATGATTCTCGTCCTCGCTGGTCACCTAATGGCAAGCGTCTAGCTTTTGTTCGGGATTATGGCAACGACACAGCGGTTGTGATCAAAGACATTAATAGTGGCAAAGAAACCCTTATTAACAGTACTGCTATTGATCTTGATCCTGAGTTTTCTGATAACTCAAGATTCTTGTTTTATACCAGCGGCATTTCAGGATCTCTTGAGCTGTACCAAAGAGATATTCAAAGTGGCACTCAACAGCAAATAACTTCATTGCCCGCTGTGGTCAGAAATACAAGACGTGTGGCCAATCAGCAAGGCATAGTTTACCTACACGGTAATGGCGCCCATCGTGTGTTAAGGCATCGTGATTTTTTGACTGGTTCCGATGAGATAATTCAAGCTCAAACCCTTGCTTATCATTTATCCAGCGATGTGCACCCCACTCTGCCATTGCTGGTTTATAGCGCTCCGATAGACAACAACTACCACCTGTGGACCATGGATATGTCTGATAAAAGAGTCAAACATAGGTTAACTGATGGTGAAAGTTTTGCTCTCACACCGGCCTTTAGTGCCGATGGAAATCATATCTATTTTGTTGAACTGGACGAAAACCGACAGTTTCGGCTGATGCAAATACCCACTTATGGTGGAAAACCTTCACCACTGCAAATAAAAAAATGGGTTTATGGTGAGGCCACAGGCACCCTAGATATTGCTATTTCAGATGAAAATAAAACGCCTATTGCAGCACGGGTTTCAATTATGTCTGCAAAAGGTCACTCGGTTGCCAATCCCATGGGTGCAACCTATGTCGACCCACAAACTGGGCGCAGTTACTTTTATGTCGATGGTTCAATCGATTTAACCTTGCCTACTGGTAAATATCAAGTGCTCGCAGCGCGTGGCTCTATTACAGAAATATTTTCAGCTAATGTAGAAATCAAACAGTCAAAAATCAATCATGTAAACATATCGCTTTCACCATTATGGAACAGCGCCGACGCAGGTTATGTTTCTGCTGATTTTCATGTGCATTTAAATGGAGATGGTCACCACCGTGCTAAACATGATGACGCATTGTTGTTAATGCGCGGAGAGGATTTAAATACACTGGCACCCATGTCTTGGAACCGCTGGGAAAGGCGAATAGACAGTGGGATTATTGGTAAGCGCAGCATTCAAGACGCGTATCAAATCATTCAAGGTCAAGAAGTCCGCTCACATTTTCATGGGCATATTGGGTTGCTTAATCTCAGTGAACCTTTTGCCCCTTGGTTTTTTGGCCCGAATAATCCGCTATTAGGCTCCCCTGACTTAACCAACGCAGACGTTTTTGCGTTTGCCAATAAAGTAGGCGCATTTGCGACTTACGTGCATCCAGTTGCTGCTGATGGTGACCCATTCGCTGAGGATGTGATAGCAAACATACCACTTGAGTTGTTGTCAGACGGTGTACTAGAACCCAAAATGGGCCTTGAGCTAGTATGTGCTTGGACTAGCCCATTAGGCACCTCCGATTTATGGTACAGGTTATTAAATATTGGTCGCCCCATTGTTGCAATGTCAGGCACAGATGGCTGGGTAGACTTTCACCGCACCCCAGCCGTTGGAACAGGGCGGGCCTACATCCGTCCATTAACCAATGAAAAGACAACCGATCCTGTTCTTGCCGGTGCGCTTGCAGGACGGAGTTTTGTCACTACTGGACCAATGCTCACATTTTCACTGGGCAACGGGATTAAACCTGGTGGCATTATCGATAGTGGCAAACAAGAATATACATTGAACATCACCAGCACCGTTGACTTAGAAATAGTCGAAATCATGGTGAATGGTCAAGTAGGGCAAACACTCAAGGGCATCAAGGCTGGTAAAACAACACGTTTTCAAGGTTTCATTGAAGTACCTGAAGGTGGTTGGGTTGCTGCGCGGGCTTATTCCGCAAATCAGCGGGCTGATAGTTGGCCCACTATGCATGTAAGACCTTTTGCGCATTCCTCACCCATTTGGATAAAACAAATTGGTAGCACCGATAAAACTGCAAAGGCCGCGGCGGCGGCAGACCTTATTCGCGCAATAAATGCAGCACAAGATAAAGCTAAAAAAGCTTATGGAGAACGTCCTATGCCAAGGCTGTATCAACGTTTCAAGGATGCAAATAAAGCACTTGAGGCTATGCTCTAA
- the asnB gene encoding asparagine synthase (glutamine-hydrolyzing) — MCGIFAAMTRNGLPADRCKAAINSLYHRGPDGSDSWTSNDGRWVLGHTRLSIIGLNNGEQPMISPDGAIHLVVNGEFYGYREIREKLQASGYQFKTDSDSEIALHLYHERGMQVATELRGEFAVIIADERKQIMIAIRDRFGVKPLYYAAINGNFYFASEIKTLLALGVPAKWDLEGASAGPSRAHETTEFANIYSVPQGCYAIAKDGNVRIYTYWDWEFPTAAQMKMDQRSEAEVVDEFREALQGSIQQRLVADVEVASYLSGGIDSCAVLGLAQQCMDRPIRAFTLTFDNPLYDEAAIAEATAKHVGASYHPIHITGRDIADSYSEAVWHSETQMFNGHGVAKYLLSREVQKAGIKVVFTGEGADEMLGGYPFFRIDALNHNPDLSSAEKVAFMKEMLGSNQATSAITMPEQINDEEMQAIQRRLGWAPASLNVSMAMRNGIAPFWSNELNEQVQQRHPIASGLDRLHLAQRVAGRDHLNQALYIHSKTMLPNFILNYLGDRMEMAHSIEGRVPFLDHHVAEVAARVPVNMKVKGIREKHVLREAAKDVLLPEVYNRQKHPFTTPPARDKKDPILAFYHDTFTSQAAKEQPIYDMQKANSALDKLFECSDEQRMATEASLQRIASAIIMQQKFGMS, encoded by the coding sequence ATGTGTGGAATATTTGCAGCGATGACACGAAATGGACTGCCAGCTGATCGCTGCAAAGCCGCCATTAATTCTTTATACCATCGTGGACCAGACGGCTCTGATAGCTGGACATCAAATGATGGGCGTTGGGTACTAGGGCACACTAGGTTATCTATTATTGGTTTGAATAATGGCGAGCAACCTATGATTAGCCCTGACGGTGCGATTCATTTAGTGGTCAATGGAGAGTTTTACGGTTACCGAGAGATCCGTGAAAAACTCCAAGCAAGCGGCTATCAATTTAAAACTGACAGCGATAGTGAAATTGCCTTGCATCTTTATCATGAGCGCGGCATGCAAGTTGCCACTGAATTGCGCGGTGAATTTGCGGTTATCATTGCCGATGAGCGCAAGCAAATTATGATCGCTATACGCGACCGCTTTGGGGTTAAGCCTCTTTATTACGCTGCAATAAACGGAAACTTTTATTTTGCCTCAGAAATAAAAACCTTATTAGCATTAGGCGTACCTGCAAAATGGGATCTTGAAGGTGCGTCAGCAGGTCCAAGTAGAGCCCATGAAACAACAGAGTTTGCTAACATCTACTCAGTGCCACAAGGGTGTTATGCCATTGCCAAAGACGGGAACGTGCGGATTTATACCTATTGGGATTGGGAGTTTCCAACCGCAGCACAAATGAAAATGGATCAGCGCAGTGAAGCTGAAGTAGTAGACGAATTTCGTGAAGCACTGCAGGGTTCTATTCAGCAAAGGCTGGTTGCCGATGTCGAAGTCGCTTCCTACCTCAGTGGGGGCATCGATTCCTGTGCGGTTTTGGGGTTGGCACAACAATGCATGGATCGGCCTATCCGTGCGTTTACATTAACGTTTGATAATCCATTATACGATGAAGCTGCCATTGCTGAGGCGACAGCCAAACATGTTGGTGCTTCTTATCACCCCATACATATAACAGGACGTGACATTGCAGATTCTTACTCAGAGGCAGTTTGGCATAGTGAAACCCAAATGTTTAACGGCCATGGCGTTGCAAAATATCTTCTTAGTCGTGAAGTCCAAAAAGCAGGGATCAAGGTAGTTTTTACCGGTGAAGGGGCCGATGAAATGCTGGGAGGGTATCCATTTTTCAGAATTGATGCTCTGAACCATAATCCCGACTTGAGTAGCGCCGAAAAAGTGGCATTTATGAAAGAAATGTTGGGTAGTAATCAAGCCACAAGCGCGATCACGATGCCGGAGCAAATTAACGATGAAGAAATGCAGGCCATTCAGCGTCGGCTTGGATGGGCGCCTGCGAGTCTAAATGTCAGCATGGCAATGAGAAATGGAATAGCCCCATTTTGGTCCAACGAATTAAATGAGCAAGTTCAACAACGCCATCCAATAGCATCAGGTCTCGACCGTTTACATCTTGCTCAACGTGTTGCAGGACGCGATCATCTGAATCAGGCGTTGTACATTCATTCTAAAACTATGTTGCCTAATTTTATTCTGAATTATTTAGGTGATCGCATGGAAATGGCGCACTCCATTGAAGGGCGAGTGCCTTTTCTTGATCACCATGTGGCTGAAGTAGCGGCTCGTGTACCAGTGAACATGAAAGTAAAAGGTATTCGCGAAAAACATGTACTTCGAGAAGCAGCTAAAGACGTTCTACTGCCCGAAGTTTACAACCGTCAAAAACACCCTTTTACAACACCACCCGCACGTGACAAAAAAGACCCGATATTAGCGTTTTATCATGATACGTTCACGTCGCAAGCAGCTAAAGAACAACCTATTTACGACATGCAAAAAGCCAATTCAGCTCTGGATAAACTATTTGAGTGTTCTGATGAACAACGTATGGCAACGGAAGCCTCTTTACAACGAATTGCTAGTGCGATCATCATGCAACAGAAATTTGGCATGAGTTAA
- a CDS encoding type II toxin-antitoxin system ParD family antitoxin, with translation MKAQVVAGRYTNDSEYIRALLRNDQEQNSHDDAIRKALIEGEASGNHSHSM, from the coding sequence ATAAAAGCCCAAGTTGTTGCTGGCCGCTATACCAACGACAGCGAATACATCCGTGCGCTTTTACGCAATGATCAGGAACAAAACAGCCATGATGACGCCATAAGAAAAGCGTTAATTGAAGGTGAAGCAAGTGGAAACCACAGCCATTCGATGTAG
- a CDS encoding tetratricopeptide repeat protein produces the protein MFKNLIVISGIVVLLGCSTSPTDSKKDHSSINVADATLITLSHVKAYLLIGNIKQAQKTFDTIDNPQAMPNTLLTLAELRAASSNAEGAQQAFLQALDNGQLDKQSISVTLVDYFCTEKKWPALQGYASALVVSTPQANTQNSKPSGIHVKNSALTQIGLCFFNAQRFDEAQNWLQQLDDTQQLAPQAYLALARMAVEQKQYPTAQQLINQYEVTKKKSMQKCYGHLLRYTVHWNNQR, from the coding sequence TTGTTTAAAAATTTAATCGTTATTAGCGGAATAGTAGTGTTGCTTGGTTGTTCAACCAGCCCAACAGATTCAAAAAAAGACCATTCAAGCATCAATGTTGCTGACGCTACCCTTATTACACTGTCCCATGTTAAAGCCTATTTATTGATAGGTAACATCAAACAAGCACAAAAGACTTTCGACACTATCGACAACCCTCAAGCGATGCCTAATACGTTGTTAACACTCGCTGAGTTGCGAGCCGCGTCGAGCAATGCAGAGGGAGCACAGCAAGCTTTTTTACAGGCATTGGATAATGGCCAGCTCGACAAACAATCAATATCAGTGACACTCGTCGACTATTTTTGCACTGAAAAAAAATGGCCCGCATTGCAAGGATATGCTTCAGCACTGGTTGTAAGTACTCCACAAGCTAATACCCAAAATTCCAAACCTTCAGGCATCCATGTCAAAAATAGCGCATTAACCCAAATTGGCTTGTGCTTTTTTAATGCACAACGCTTTGATGAAGCACAAAATTGGTTGCAGCAACTTGATGATACGCAACAGTTAGCGCCCCAAGCTTACCTTGCACTTGCCAGAATGGCTGTTGAGCAAAAACAATATCCAACCGCCCAACAGCTAATTAACCAGTATGAAGTAACAAAAAAAAAATCGATGCAAAAATGTTATGGACATCTTTTGAGGTATACCGTGCACTGGAACAACCAGAGATAG
- a CDS encoding histidine kinase — protein sequence MYAFIRLTSVLTNPILAVDKKLKEICNVTSEVVAGADKVSLWTFQDNYSKIVSIVNYQRINKYGDTVEIKLEDFGTYFDAIISSEVTRASDAREHPQTACAKDVYFKPDNVYSLLDFILHHNFKPIGIICCESVGKIY from the coding sequence ATGTATGCATTTATTAGACTAACATCCGTCCTCACTAATCCTATATTAGCGGTGGATAAAAAGTTAAAAGAGATTTGTAACGTTACCTCTGAGGTGGTGGCTGGCGCAGATAAAGTCAGCCTGTGGACGTTTCAAGACAATTACTCAAAAATTGTATCAATTGTCAATTACCAACGTATTAATAAATACGGGGACACAGTTGAAATTAAACTTGAAGATTTTGGCACCTACTTTGACGCAATAATCAGTAGCGAAGTCACAAGGGCTAGTGATGCTAGAGAGCATCCGCAAACAGCTTGTGCTAAAGACGTCTATTTTAAACCTGATAATGTTTATTCGTTGCTAGATTTTATTTTGCATCACAATTTTAAACCGATAGGGATAATCTGCTGTGAAAGTGTCGGAAAAATTTATTAG
- a CDS encoding IS110 family transposase, giving the protein MTVTLNVINCLKNEIKQIESALLVKVKLRSEFKSLSSIDGIGNILALTIMLETGDIKRFNKLGNYASYYRCIGGARYSNGKKKGGSNSKNGNKYLAWAFVDAANFAIRHNKIVKSYYQRKAAKTNQIIAIKTVAHKLVRACFYVLRDQVEFDANKDFC; this is encoded by the coding sequence GTGACGGTAACCCTCAATGTTATAAATTGTCTTAAAAATGAAATTAAGCAGATTGAAAGTGCTTTATTAGTAAAAGTAAAACTAAGATCTGAATTTAAATCACTGAGTAGCATTGATGGTATTGGCAATATTCTGGCCCTGACTATTATGCTAGAAACAGGTGATATTAAACGCTTTAACAAGCTAGGGAATTATGCATCCTACTACCGTTGTATCGGTGGAGCGCGCTATAGTAACGGTAAAAAGAAAGGGGGAAGCAATAGCAAAAATGGCAATAAATACCTAGCATGGGCTTTTGTTGATGCGGCTAATTTTGCTATTCGCCACAACAAAATAGTCAAAAGCTATTACCAGCGAAAAGCCGCTAAAACGAATCAAATTATCGCTATAAAGACGGTTGCCCATAAGCTTGTAAGGGCCTGTTTTTATGTATTAAGAGACCAGGTGGAATTTGATGCCAATAAAGATTTTTGTTGA
- a CDS encoding helix-turn-helix domain-containing protein, with translation MSNVFESIAKGLQEAIELNDGKKVAAKTHRPPHVDVAEIRHGLGLTQMEFASKFCISVSTLRHWERGDRNPHGPALALLNVVAREPQAVIRALG, from the coding sequence ATGAGTAACGTATTTGAAAGTATAGCTAAGGGACTTCAAGAGGCTATAGAACTCAATGATGGAAAAAAAGTTGCGGCTAAGACGCATAGACCACCTCATGTTGACGTTGCTGAGATACGTCACGGACTGGGCTTAACTCAGATGGAGTTTGCATCAAAATTTTGTATCAGTGTATCTACACTTCGGCATTGGGAAAGAGGTGATCGCAATCCACATGGTCCAGCTTTGGCACTTTTAAATGTTGTAGCCAGAGAGCCTCAAGCGGTAATCCGAGCTCTGGGCTAA